The following proteins come from a genomic window of Yinghuangia sp. ASG 101:
- a CDS encoding TerD family protein, with protein MVEFRKGQKAKLADLTPGTDLYVGLRLDAPGLTFDISCFGLDMSDRLSDDRYFVFFNQPKSPEESLQLLGAQAGDQESFRVTLDRVPPQIGKLAFTATIDGQGQMSQVASGYIRIAVGGQEVVRYSFTGGEFSTERAVMIADIYRKEPSVWRFSAVGQGFDGGLKALLENFGGEAMEEEEEAPPPQQAAPAFGAPPATPAPSFGPPPGGPQPPPPAPGFGAPGGQPQPMAAQAPPMHQQPGQFPPPGQMPPGQMPPGHMPPGQFPPPGQMPPGQMPPGQFPPPGGPPQGHMAPPMPPGSMPPPGQMPGQMPPPGQFPGQPGMPGHSGPGQGGMPMGAPQGGMNQPGAGQAGPPMETQYGYGLEQFQEVQGQGRWVQQNAKLVKARLAGSPVKVIAKQGSMVAYQGKVDFKFQGQSFGQRRDNRLTGQSMELMRCEGDGEVFFAEEAANLHLVELAGQALCVNSANLLCWDEGLTTEVQRIEGAGIPGGGLFVQTISGNGTVVVKTKGIPMVLPVNPGAPTFADTNAVVAWTNGMQVSTSTAVRVRRTAYPGHSGETVSLQFRGMQGHFIVVQPYEV; from the coding sequence GTGGTCGAGTTCAGGAAGGGTCAGAAGGCCAAGCTGGCCGATCTGACCCCGGGAACCGATCTGTACGTCGGCCTGCGGCTTGACGCCCCGGGCCTCACATTCGACATCAGCTGCTTCGGCCTGGACATGAGCGACCGGTTGTCCGACGACCGGTACTTCGTGTTCTTCAACCAGCCGAAGTCCCCCGAGGAGTCCCTCCAACTCCTCGGCGCGCAGGCCGGCGACCAGGAGTCGTTCCGGGTCACGCTCGACCGCGTGCCACCGCAGATCGGCAAGTTGGCGTTCACCGCCACGATCGACGGCCAAGGGCAGATGTCCCAGGTCGCGTCGGGTTACATCCGCATCGCGGTGGGCGGCCAGGAGGTCGTCCGTTATTCGTTCACCGGCGGGGAGTTCAGCACCGAGCGCGCCGTGATGATCGCCGACATCTACCGCAAGGAACCGTCCGTCTGGCGGTTCTCCGCGGTCGGCCAGGGCTTCGACGGCGGACTCAAGGCGCTCCTGGAGAACTTCGGCGGCGAGGCGATGGAGGAAGAGGAAGAGGCTCCTCCGCCGCAGCAGGCCGCCCCCGCGTTCGGTGCGCCTCCCGCGACCCCCGCGCCGTCGTTCGGTCCGCCGCCCGGCGGTCCGCAACCGCCGCCGCCCGCACCGGGGTTCGGCGCCCCCGGCGGCCAGCCGCAGCCGATGGCCGCGCAGGCGCCGCCGATGCACCAGCAGCCGGGCCAGTTCCCCCCGCCGGGCCAGATGCCGCCCGGGCAGATGCCTCCCGGCCACATGCCCCCGGGCCAGTTCCCGCCGCCGGGCCAGATGCCCCCGGGCCAGATGCCTCCGGGCCAGTTCCCGCCGCCGGGCGGCCCGCCGCAGGGCCACATGGCCCCGCCGATGCCCCCCGGCTCCATGCCTCCTCCGGGCCAGATGCCGGGCCAGATGCCTCCCCCCGGCCAGTTCCCGGGGCAGCCCGGCATGCCCGGCCACTCCGGACCGGGCCAGGGCGGCATGCCCATGGGCGCCCCGCAGGGCGGGATGAACCAGCCCGGCGCGGGCCAGGCGGGCCCGCCGATGGAAACCCAATACGGTTACGGGCTCGAACAGTTCCAGGAAGTCCAGGGCCAGGGCCGCTGGGTCCAGCAGAACGCCAAGCTCGTCAAGGCACGCCTCGCGGGCAGCCCGGTCAAGGTCATCGCCAAGCAGGGCTCGATGGTCGCGTACCAGGGCAAGGTCGACTTCAAGTTCCAGGGGCAGAGCTTCGGGCAGCGCCGCGACAACCGGCTCACCGGCCAGTCGATGGAGCTGATGCGCTGCGAAGGCGACGGCGAGGTCTTCTTCGCCGAGGAGGCCGCCAACCTCCACTTGGTCGAACTCGCGGGCCAGGCCCTGTGCGTGAACTCCGCCAACCTCCTGTGCTGGGACGAGGGGCTGACCACGGAGGTGCAGCGCATCGAGGGCGCGGGCATCCCCGGCGGCGGCCTGTTCGTGCAGACCATCAGCGGCAACGGGACCGTCGTCGTCAAGACGAAGGGCATCCCGATGGTGCTCCCGGTCAACCCGGGCGCCCCCACCTTCGCGGACACCAACGCGGTCGTGGCGTGGACCAACGGCATGCAGGTCTCGACGAGCACGGCGGTACGGGTCCGCCGCACCGCCTACCCCGGGCACAGCGGCGAGACCGTGTCGCTGCAGTTCCGGGGCATGCAGGGCCACTTCATCGTCGTCCAGCCGTACGAGGTGTGA
- a CDS encoding zinc-dependent metalloprotease, translating into MGDFPFGFGKPSGGGDPERRDPDSSDASGGSGSSPGFGSGGASGSGGSGGSGGGKGPGGPDGPFGPGGGFDPFGGDPNNPFGALFGNMNPADIGAAFQQLGKLLSYEGGPVNWDLAHDIARQTVAQKGGDSSVGHVDRTAVEEAVRLAELWLDEATPLPSGASTTLAWSRAEWIEATLPQWKELVEPLATRVVSAMGDMMPDEMQQMAGPLIGMMRGMGGAMFGAQVGQALGALAGEVVGSADIGLPIGPAGRAALLPTNLAAFGDGLGLPQDEVRLYLALREAAHQRLFAHVPWLRQHLFGAVDAYARGIKVDMSRLEEAAGRIDPTNPEALQEAFTQGLFEPEETPEQKAALARLETALALVEGWVDAVVHAAAAPRLPSAAALRETLRRRRATGGPAEQTFATLVGLELRPRRLRDASRLWASLADARGTDGRDALWAHPDMLPTAADLDDPDGFVHREELDLSGLTAQLDADLEKLGDDGTPGGDKGGATERDKRDDGKKDDGDEA; encoded by the coding sequence ATGGGTGACTTCCCCTTCGGTTTCGGCAAGCCGTCGGGCGGCGGTGATCCCGAGCGTCGCGACCCTGATTCCTCCGACGCGTCAGGCGGGTCCGGAAGTTCCCCGGGCTTCGGATCCGGCGGCGCCAGCGGGTCCGGGGGTTCGGGCGGCTCGGGCGGCGGCAAGGGTCCGGGCGGACCGGACGGGCCGTTCGGTCCGGGCGGGGGCTTCGATCCGTTCGGCGGTGACCCGAACAACCCGTTCGGGGCGCTGTTCGGCAACATGAACCCGGCGGACATCGGCGCCGCGTTCCAGCAGCTCGGCAAGCTGCTGTCGTACGAAGGCGGGCCGGTCAACTGGGACCTCGCCCACGATATCGCCCGGCAGACCGTGGCCCAGAAGGGCGGCGACTCCAGCGTCGGCCACGTCGACCGCACCGCGGTCGAGGAGGCCGTGCGGCTCGCCGAGCTGTGGCTGGACGAGGCGACGCCGCTGCCGTCCGGTGCCTCGACGACGCTCGCGTGGAGCCGCGCGGAGTGGATCGAGGCGACCCTTCCGCAGTGGAAGGAACTGGTCGAGCCGCTGGCCACGCGCGTCGTGAGCGCGATGGGCGACATGATGCCCGACGAGATGCAGCAGATGGCCGGTCCGCTGATCGGCATGATGCGCGGCATGGGCGGCGCGATGTTCGGGGCGCAGGTCGGGCAGGCACTCGGCGCGCTGGCCGGCGAGGTCGTCGGATCCGCCGACATCGGCCTGCCGATCGGCCCGGCCGGGCGAGCGGCCCTGCTCCCGACGAACCTCGCGGCGTTCGGCGACGGCCTCGGCCTTCCGCAGGACGAAGTACGCCTGTACCTCGCGCTGCGCGAGGCCGCCCACCAGCGGTTGTTCGCCCACGTGCCGTGGCTGCGGCAGCACCTCTTCGGCGCGGTCGACGCGTACGCGCGCGGTATCAAGGTCGACATGAGCCGCCTGGAGGAAGCCGCCGGGCGCATCGACCCGACCAACCCGGAGGCGCTGCAGGAGGCGTTCACCCAGGGCCTGTTCGAGCCTGAGGAGACACCCGAGCAGAAGGCGGCGCTGGCTCGGCTGGAGACCGCGCTCGCGCTGGTCGAGGGCTGGGTGGACGCGGTGGTGCACGCCGCCGCCGCGCCGCGCCTCCCGTCCGCGGCGGCCCTCCGCGAGACCCTGCGGCGGCGGCGCGCGACGGGCGGGCCGGCCGAGCAGACGTTCGCGACGCTGGTCGGTCTCGAACTGCGTCCCCGCCGCCTGCGCGACGCGTCGCGGCTGTGGGCGTCGCTCGCCGACGCCCGGGGCACGGACGGGCGCGACGCCCTGTGGGCGCACCCGGACATGCTTCCGACCGCGGCGGACCTCGACGATCCGGACGGATTCGTCCACCGCGAGGAGCTGGACCTGTCCGGGCTGACCGCGCAACTGGACGCCGACCTCGAGAAGCTGGGCGACGACGGCACGCCGGGCGGCGACAAGGGCGGCGCGACCGAACGCGACAAGCGCGACGACGGGAAGAAGGACGACGGCGACGAGGCGTGA
- a CDS encoding NUDIX hydrolase — translation MTSSATTTSSASLYDDARRVLANWRAPDAAQARLRDAYLAHLDTFADGVWRSRTEGHITASALVVDPSRRRVLLTLHPKVGLWLQTGGHCEEADATLAGAALREAVEESGIADLTLRPEPVWLDRHDVRCGGPDRWSVHYDVEFVAVAAPDATAHISEESLDLRWFDYDALPGKTDDAVRTLVRRAAALLG, via the coding sequence ATGACTTCGTCCGCGACCACGACATCGTCCGCCTCGCTGTATGACGACGCCCGCCGCGTCCTCGCGAACTGGCGGGCCCCCGACGCCGCTCAGGCGCGGCTGCGCGACGCGTACCTCGCGCACTTGGACACGTTCGCGGACGGGGTGTGGCGGTCGCGTACCGAGGGCCACATCACGGCCAGTGCGCTGGTGGTCGATCCGTCGCGGAGGCGGGTCCTGCTGACGCTGCATCCGAAGGTCGGGCTGTGGCTGCAGACCGGCGGGCACTGCGAGGAGGCCGACGCCACGCTCGCCGGTGCGGCACTCCGCGAGGCGGTCGAGGAGTCGGGCATCGCCGATCTGACGCTGCGTCCCGAACCGGTGTGGCTCGACCGGCACGATGTGCGCTGCGGCGGCCCCGACCGGTGGAGCGTGCACTACGACGTCGAGTTCGTCGCGGTCGCGGCGCCGGACGCGACGGCACACATCAGCGAGGAGTCGCTCGACCTGCGGTGGTTCGACTACGACGCCCTGCCCGGGAAGACGGACGACGCGGTGCGCACGCTCGTCCGCCGCGCGGCGGCACTGCTCGGCTGA
- a CDS encoding PPA1309 family protein gives MTVALTQAVVEIERHVAALGWDQPARLYALVDTAALVRSEPQLAKELGLAAEEGTPSTLTPVEQDEIPVETPVDEFLAGIAWPDPVLGCAIVLERLMLPPAAEAEMPASGSDEEIAAWVAARPDRQEVRIAVGVLRDGSRESVLRLREKDTDTEVLSGSDLVPGLAEALRATFA, from the coding sequence ATGACCGTTGCACTGACCCAGGCCGTCGTCGAGATCGAACGCCACGTCGCGGCGCTCGGGTGGGACCAGCCCGCCCGACTGTACGCGCTCGTGGACACCGCCGCTCTGGTCCGCTCGGAACCACAGCTGGCGAAAGAGCTCGGCCTCGCGGCCGAGGAAGGGACACCGAGCACCCTGACCCCCGTCGAGCAGGACGAGATCCCGGTCGAGACGCCGGTCGACGAGTTCCTGGCCGGTATCGCGTGGCCGGATCCGGTGCTCGGCTGCGCGATCGTGCTGGAGCGCCTGATGCTGCCGCCCGCCGCCGAGGCCGAGATGCCGGCCTCCGGGAGCGACGAGGAGATCGCCGCGTGGGTGGCAGCGCGCCCGGACCGCCAGGAGGTGCGCATCGCGGTGGGGGTGCTGCGCGACGGCAGCCGCGAGTCGGTGCTGCGGTTGCGCGAGAAGGACACCGACACCGAGGTGCTGTCGGGGTCCGACCTGGTGCCGGGGCTCGCGGAGGCGCTGCGGGCGACCTTCGCGTGA
- a CDS encoding AIM24 family protein yields MDQQTMMSAYGQQAPIARMSPHGNKICRVTMQQGQDLFAKQGSMIAYTGFINFMPYRESRGNRVRGRAAGEQLALMQCQGQGDLYLADYGADVVMLQLQGNGISVNGANILAFDATLTKSIGWVSGIANKFSGNGMTNIELAGHGWVAITTQGTPVVLNPSEQETCVDPDALVAWSTGLRIKSKRSARIGALVGRGTGEAMQVAFTGSGFVVVQPSEDSTDRFHIRG; encoded by the coding sequence ATGGACCAGCAGACGATGATGTCCGCGTACGGCCAGCAGGCGCCGATCGCACGGATGAGCCCGCACGGCAACAAGATCTGCCGCGTGACCATGCAGCAGGGCCAGGACCTGTTCGCCAAGCAGGGCTCGATGATCGCCTACACCGGCTTCATCAACTTCATGCCGTACCGCGAGAGCCGGGGCAACCGCGTGCGCGGACGCGCGGCGGGCGAGCAACTGGCGCTGATGCAGTGCCAGGGGCAGGGCGACCTGTACCTCGCCGACTACGGCGCCGACGTTGTCATGCTGCAGCTCCAGGGCAACGGCATCTCGGTCAACGGCGCCAACATCCTCGCGTTCGACGCGACGCTGACGAAGTCGATCGGCTGGGTCTCCGGGATCGCCAACAAGTTCAGCGGCAACGGCATGACCAACATCGAACTCGCCGGACACGGCTGGGTCGCGATCACGACGCAAGGCACGCCGGTCGTGCTCAACCCGTCGGAGCAGGAGACGTGCGTCGACCCCGACGCGCTGGTCGCCTGGTCGACCGGTCTGCGCATCAAGAGCAAGCGCTCGGCCCGCATCGGCGCGCTGGTCGGCCGCGGTACCGGCGAGGCGATGCAGGTGGCCTTCACCGGCTCCGGCTTCGTCGTCGTCCAGCCGTCGGAGGACTCCACCGACCGCTTCCACATCCGCGGCTGA
- a CDS encoding NAD-dependent epimerase/dehydratase family protein: protein MSSQPPHVRSGRSGRDRTADRLQEDDIESPRRGMGPGARPVVAVTGAASGMGHRLALLLSENEHVKRLVAIDERRGDIPGAQWRIMDVRDPALAGRLEGVDVVVHLALDLSLDSEPRARGARNVRGTQTVLTAAAAAGVPRVVLCTSAMVYGALPENETPLDEDAPLKATADASLVGDLLEIEELAARAPKSHRALSVTVVRPATLVGGPEADSVLTRHFEAPRLLVVSGSQPKWQFCHVDDLAEALVYAALGKVEGVVTVGCDGWLEQEDIEELSGMRRMELPATLALGTAERLHRLGLTPAPAGDLAYAMHGWVVPSTRLRDAGWSPLWTNELAFSSLLEEVAGRHALVARRLGRKDATTLGAAGATVALIGTAAIVRKVRKRRGI, encoded by the coding sequence GTGAGTTCCCAGCCTCCGCACGTTCGCTCTGGGCGGAGTGGGCGGGACCGGACGGCCGACAGGCTCCAGGAGGACGACATCGAGAGCCCCCGACGCGGAATGGGTCCGGGTGCGCGCCCGGTTGTGGCGGTCACCGGCGCGGCCTCCGGAATGGGGCATCGCCTGGCGCTGCTCCTGTCCGAGAACGAGCACGTCAAACGTCTGGTCGCGATCGACGAGCGGCGCGGCGACATCCCCGGCGCGCAGTGGCGGATCATGGACGTCCGCGACCCCGCGCTGGCCGGCCGGCTCGAAGGCGTCGACGTCGTCGTCCACCTCGCGCTCGACCTGTCACTCGACTCCGAGCCCCGGGCGCGCGGCGCCCGCAATGTGCGCGGCACCCAGACGGTCCTGACCGCGGCCGCGGCGGCCGGGGTGCCGCGCGTCGTGCTGTGCACGTCGGCGATGGTCTACGGCGCGCTGCCGGAGAACGAGACGCCGCTCGACGAGGACGCCCCGCTCAAGGCGACCGCCGACGCCTCGCTGGTCGGCGACCTTCTGGAGATCGAGGAACTGGCCGCCCGCGCGCCGAAGTCCCACCGCGCGCTCAGCGTGACGGTGGTCCGCCCGGCGACGCTGGTCGGCGGCCCCGAGGCGGACAGCGTCCTGACCCGCCACTTCGAGGCGCCGCGCCTGCTGGTCGTCTCCGGCAGCCAGCCGAAGTGGCAGTTCTGCCACGTCGACGACCTGGCCGAGGCTTTGGTGTACGCGGCGCTCGGCAAGGTCGAGGGCGTCGTCACGGTCGGCTGCGACGGCTGGCTGGAGCAGGAGGACATCGAGGAGCTGTCGGGCATGCGCCGCATGGAGCTGCCCGCGACCCTCGCGCTCGGTACCGCGGAGCGCCTGCACCGGCTGGGCCTGACCCCGGCGCCGGCGGGCGACCTCGCGTACGCGATGCACGGCTGGGTGGTGCCGTCGACGCGTCTGCGGGACGCGGGCTGGAGTCCGCTGTGGACGAACGAGCTGGCGTTCTCCTCGCTGCTGGAGGAGGTCGCCGGGCGCCATGCGCTGGTCGCGCGCCGCCTGGGCCGCAAGGACGCCACGACGCTGGGCGCCGCCGGTGCGACGGTCGCCCTCATCGGTACGGCGGCCATCGTGCGGAAGGTGCGCAAGCGGCGCGGGATCTGA
- a CDS encoding ThiF family adenylyltransferase: MRPRLRESLVRLWRDRHTLQLGLDPARAFLITGLDPALARLLAYLDGTRTPAELYDLGGRLGITPARVRALLDLLARQAVLEDADLGPPARAPGDRLAPDRASAALLRSPPDAGAGVLARRATAVVAVHGAGRVGSAVANLLAAAGVGAVEVTDRRAFTLGDAGPAGDTWTGVRKHRETAVREALRRTAPEVRLTVPPGRRGPDVAVIAPEGRPEPELAARLMARGTAHLYADVHETTGVVGPFVLPGRAACGRCLDLHRRDRDPAWPRLLTQLAALPGPSPGRACDGVLATAVAARVALQVLMHLEGDTPTAADATFHIALPDGASRRRSRRPHPECDCGAFSRRAGTTARVAPPPGRGPSPVWQGGTSSTMESVIERNERSETTGAVRDGDTPRRRGAA; encoded by the coding sequence ATGCGCCCCCGACTCCGTGAATCGCTGGTACGCCTGTGGCGTGACCGGCACACCCTGCAACTCGGGCTCGACCCGGCCCGCGCGTTCCTGATCACCGGCCTCGATCCCGCACTCGCCCGCCTGCTCGCGTACCTCGACGGCACCCGGACCCCGGCGGAGCTGTACGACCTCGGCGGGCGGCTCGGAATCACCCCCGCGCGCGTCCGCGCGCTGCTCGACCTGCTGGCCCGGCAGGCCGTGCTGGAGGACGCCGACCTCGGTCCCCCGGCGCGCGCTCCTGGGGACCGGCTGGCACCCGACCGCGCCTCGGCGGCGCTGCTGCGGAGTCCGCCCGACGCGGGTGCCGGCGTCCTCGCCCGCCGGGCGACCGCGGTCGTCGCCGTACACGGCGCGGGGCGCGTGGGCTCCGCCGTGGCGAACCTGCTCGCGGCGGCCGGCGTCGGTGCCGTCGAGGTGACCGACCGGCGCGCCTTCACGCTCGGTGACGCGGGGCCGGCCGGCGATACGTGGACGGGCGTGCGCAAACACCGTGAGACCGCGGTTCGCGAGGCCCTGCGGCGTACCGCGCCGGAGGTCCGGCTCACCGTCCCGCCCGGGCGGCGCGGCCCCGATGTCGCGGTGATCGCCCCCGAAGGCCGCCCGGAGCCCGAGCTCGCGGCGCGACTCATGGCCCGGGGCACCGCGCACCTGTACGCCGACGTGCACGAGACCACCGGCGTCGTCGGGCCGTTCGTCCTGCCCGGGCGCGCCGCGTGCGGGCGGTGCCTCGACCTGCACCGCCGCGACCGCGATCCGGCGTGGCCTCGGCTGCTCACCCAGCTCGCGGCGCTGCCGGGGCCGTCCCCGGGGCGGGCCTGCGACGGCGTCCTGGCCACCGCCGTCGCGGCCCGTGTCGCCCTCCAGGTGCTGATGCACCTGGAGGGCGACACGCCGACCGCCGCCGACGCCACGTTCCACATCGCGCTCCCCGACGGTGCGTCGCGTCGCCGCAGCCGCCGGCCGCACCCGGAATGCGACTGCGGCGCCTTCTCCCGCCGGGCGGGCACGACGGCCCGCGTGGCACCGCCGCCGGGCCGCGGCCCCTCGCCCGTATGGCAGGGGGGAACGTCCTCCACAATGGAAAGTGTGATCGAGCGAAATGAGCGATCGGAAACCACAGGCGCGGTTCGCGATGGCGACACCCCGCGCCGGCGAGGTGCCGCGTGA
- a CDS encoding YlbL family protein has product MSRRTATLVVTGLLFIALACAAAFTKVPYGELTPGPTVNTLGDYRGKPVIEVVGAQTYPASGHLNMTTVSVTSKSYDMPLLTAFVGWVKGDADVVPKSDLYPDDKTEKEVEQENAEEFTSSQEHAKIAAFRKLGIPIEEQIVVATVAKDMPATGHLHAGDIIVSVDGTPVHTPDEVGAAITRHAVGEPITFVVDPADARGTQRTVTVGTVAAEDNGRPVVGITPGILPKFPFQVTIHLEDVGGPSAGLMFALGIIDTLEPGDLTGGKFVAGTGTIDDDGNVGPIGGVQMKTIAAKRAGAKYFLTPKGNCTEAAQDKPGGLTLVSVQTLDEAVAALDVIRTGQGTLTECPS; this is encoded by the coding sequence ATGTCGCGTCGTACCGCCACCTTGGTCGTCACCGGCCTCTTGTTCATAGCCCTCGCGTGTGCCGCCGCGTTCACCAAGGTCCCGTACGGCGAACTCACGCCCGGTCCGACCGTCAACACCCTCGGCGACTACCGGGGCAAACCCGTCATCGAGGTCGTCGGCGCGCAGACCTACCCCGCGTCCGGGCACCTGAACATGACGACGGTGTCGGTGACCAGCAAGAGCTACGACATGCCGCTGCTCACCGCCTTCGTCGGCTGGGTCAAGGGCGACGCCGACGTCGTGCCGAAGAGCGACCTCTACCCCGACGACAAGACCGAGAAGGAAGTTGAGCAGGAGAACGCCGAGGAGTTCACCTCGTCGCAGGAGCACGCGAAGATCGCCGCGTTCCGGAAGCTCGGCATCCCCATCGAGGAGCAGATCGTCGTCGCGACGGTGGCCAAGGACATGCCCGCGACCGGTCACCTGCACGCGGGCGACATCATCGTCTCCGTCGACGGCACCCCGGTGCACACGCCCGACGAGGTTGGCGCCGCGATCACCCGGCACGCGGTGGGCGAGCCCATCACGTTCGTGGTAGACCCGGCCGACGCGCGCGGCACCCAGCGGACCGTCACGGTCGGCACCGTCGCCGCCGAGGACAACGGCCGCCCGGTCGTCGGCATCACCCCCGGCATCCTGCCGAAGTTCCCCTTCCAGGTGACGATCCACCTGGAGGACGTCGGCGGCCCCAGCGCGGGCCTGATGTTCGCGCTCGGCATCATCGACACGCTGGAGCCCGGCGACCTCACCGGCGGCAAGTTCGTCGCCGGCACCGGGACGATCGACGACGACGGCAACGTCGGCCCGATCGGCGGCGTCCAGATGAAGACGATCGCCGCCAAGCGGGCGGGCGCGAAGTACTTCCTCACCCCGAAGGGCAACTGCACCGAGGCCGCCCAGGACAAGCCCGGCGGGCTCACCCTCGTCTCGGTCCAGACCCTGGACGAGGCGGTCGCCGCACTCGACGTGATCCGCACCGGGCAGGGCACCCTGACCGAGTGCCCGAGCTGA
- a CDS encoding AIM24 family protein — MQSSLFGYTEIQSQDRWSLQNHQMLRVLLGQQNREVLARKGTMVAFTGGVDFDGHLQAAGERHAAHQTGEQLNLMRCSGNGTVFLANMAQAIHVLDLNNEGLTVDGQYVLALDSTLSWNVVRIESEHGIAGAGGYNLEVGGTGKVAVMTSGKPLVMQVTPQQECFADADAVIAWSAGLVTRMEAQTTSQRVWSRRGGTGEGWNLSFQGQGYVIVQPSELLPPTSFTDAGGYLANRGLGQQGMRGNTWGS, encoded by the coding sequence ATGCAGAGTTCACTGTTCGGCTACACCGAGATCCAGTCGCAGGACCGCTGGTCGCTCCAGAACCACCAGATGCTGCGGGTCCTGCTCGGCCAGCAGAACCGCGAGGTTCTGGCCCGCAAGGGCACGATGGTCGCCTTCACCGGCGGCGTCGACTTCGACGGGCACCTGCAGGCGGCCGGCGAGCGCCACGCCGCGCACCAGACCGGCGAGCAGCTCAACCTCATGCGGTGCAGCGGCAACGGGACGGTGTTCCTGGCCAACATGGCGCAGGCGATCCACGTGCTCGACCTCAACAACGAGGGCCTGACCGTGGACGGCCAGTACGTGCTGGCCCTCGACTCGACGCTGAGCTGGAACGTCGTCCGCATCGAGAGCGAACACGGCATCGCGGGCGCGGGCGGCTACAACCTCGAAGTCGGCGGCACCGGCAAGGTGGCCGTCATGACGTCGGGCAAGCCGCTGGTCATGCAGGTCACGCCGCAGCAGGAATGCTTCGCGGACGCCGACGCGGTCATCGCGTGGAGCGCCGGCCTCGTGACGCGCATGGAGGCGCAGACCACGTCGCAGCGCGTGTGGAGCCGCCGCGGCGGCACCGGCGAGGGCTGGAACCTGAGCTTCCAGGGCCAGGGCTACGTCATCGTGCAGCCGAGCGAGCTGCTGCCCCCGACGTCGTTCACCGACGCGGGCGGCTACCTGGCCAACCGCGGCCTGGGCCAGCAGGGCATGCGCGGCAACACCTGGGGCAGCTGA
- a CDS encoding molybdenum cofactor biosynthesis protein MoaE has product MGTDVIRLLDIRETPLSLDEVHAAVGDSAAGGIDLFVGTVRDHDGGKGVTALEYSAHPSAVDELRRIAEKVAADFPVAALAAVHRVGRLGIGDIAVIVAVACPHRGEAFDACRRLIDTLKHEVPIWKHQHFADGSSEWVGSC; this is encoded by the coding sequence ATGGGCACCGATGTGATCCGTTTGCTGGACATTCGCGAGACGCCGCTCTCGCTCGACGAGGTCCACGCGGCCGTCGGCGACAGCGCCGCGGGCGGGATCGACCTGTTCGTCGGCACCGTGCGGGACCACGACGGCGGCAAGGGCGTGACGGCGCTGGAGTATTCCGCGCACCCGAGCGCGGTCGACGAGCTGCGCCGGATCGCGGAGAAGGTCGCCGCGGACTTCCCCGTCGCGGCCCTGGCGGCCGTGCACCGCGTCGGCCGCCTCGGAATCGGCGACATCGCGGTGATCGTGGCGGTGGCCTGCCCGCACCGGGGCGAGGCGTTCGACGCGTGCCGCCGCCTGATCGACACCCTCAAGCACGAGGTGCCGATCTGGAAGCACCAGCACTTCGCCGACGGCTCGTCGGAGTGGGTCGGCTCCTGCTGA